The Lysobacter capsici genome has a segment encoding these proteins:
- a CDS encoding YbdD/YjiX family protein, giving the protein MGTALVPASQYQLYKRTWRRLVQTARLCCGVPDYDNYVRHMMEKHPERPIPDYATFFRQRQDARYGGGRIGCC; this is encoded by the coding sequence ATGGGCACCGCACTCGTACCCGCCAGCCAATATCAGTTATACAAGCGCACCTGGCGCCGCCTGGTGCAGACCGCGCGGCTGTGCTGCGGCGTGCCGGACTACGACAACTATGTCCGGCACATGATGGAGAAACATCCCGAGCGGCCGATCCCGGATTACGCGACGTTCTTTCGCCAGCGGCAGGATGCGCGCTATGGCGGCGGGCGGATCGGATGTTGTTGA